In Pyrus communis chromosome 1, drPyrComm1.1, whole genome shotgun sequence, the following are encoded in one genomic region:
- the LOC137740521 gene encoding uncharacterized protein: MDLSELWGIFGPGVAGAVFGAGWWFWVDAVVCSSVKVAFLHYLPGIFASIAALMFNCVKKEDIDYSPYEEGEWRLKLWLFIAYVVAFVSLAASVGLLIQDSLVKTGPSVWTGTAGVLQAVFVLISGLIYWTAHPE; this comes from the exons ATGGATTTGTCGGAGCTCTGGGGGATCTTCGGTCCTGGCGTTGCCGGAGCCGTGTTTGGGGCCGGCTGGTGGTTCTGGGTTGACGCTGTCGTTTGCAGTTCTGTCAAGGTCGCCTTCCTCCACTACCTCCCTG GCATATTTGCGTCGATAGCGGCTCTGATGTTCAATTGCGTCAAAAAGGAGGACATTGATTACTCCCCTTATGAAGAAGGCGAGTGGAG ATTGAAGCTTTGGCTGTTCATTGCTTATGTTGTTGCATTTGTATCTCTAGCTGCATCGGTGGGTCTGTTAATACAAGATTCTTTAGTGAAGACTGGCCCTTCAGTGTGGACTGGAACTGCTGGTGTGTTGCAAGCAGTTTTTGTGTTGATCAG TGGGCTAATTTATTGGACTGCTCACCCGGAGTAA
- the LOC137746968 gene encoding probable eukaryotic translation initiation factor 5-1: MALQNIGASNRDDAFYRYKMPRMITKIEGRGNGIKTNVVNMVDIAKALARPASYTTKYFGCELGAQSKFDEKTGTSHVNGAHDTAKLAGLLENFIKKYVQCYGCGNPETEIIITKTQMLNLKCAACGFVSDVDMRDKLTTFILKNPPEQKKTAKEKKALRRADKEQLKEGEAADEEQKKLKKEAAKKKGTSGSKVSSKKKNTGSDEDHSPTHSQGDENDQAAEEDDDDDVQWQTDTSLEAAKKRIQEQLSAVTADMVMLSTVEEEKRSPKKSPDHEVKKPETKSHQNGADNSTHERLVSEIKQSLQKGTSAARLKSYLGTLSGTPQEVMDALLEVLFEGVGKGFSKEVSKKKNYLAAATQTEGSQTVLLQAIESFSGKANPDAAKEVALVLKSLYDVDILEEEYIMKWYQQGLAGNNKSSPIWKNSKPFIEWLQSAESESEQE, encoded by the coding sequence ATGGCTCTACAAAACATTGGTGCTTCGAACCGTGATGATGCCTTCTACAGGTATAAGATGCCAAGGATGATAACGAAGATTGAAGGCAGAGGAAATGGCATCAAGACTAATGTGGTTAATATGGTCGATATTGCAAAGGCCTTGGCTAGACCTGCTTCGTACACCACGAAGTATTTTGGCTGTGAGCTTGGAGCCCaatcaaaatttgatgagaagaCTGGAACTTCCCATGTGAATGGTGCTCATGACACTGCAAAGCTTGCTGGACTTCTGGAGAACTTCATTAAGAAATATGTGCAGTGCTATGGTTGCGGGAATCCAGAAACTGAAATTATTATAACCAAGACGCAGATGCTAAATCTGAAATGTGCTGCATGTGGGTTTGTATCTGATGTTGATATGAGGGACAAGCTTACGACTTTTATCCTCAAGAATCCTCCAGAGCAGAAGAAGACAGCTAAAGAAAAGAAAGCCTTGAGGAGGGCTGACAAAGAACAACTTAAGGAAGGGGAGGCCGCTGACGAGGAGCAAAAGAAGCTTAAGAAGGAGGCAGCAAAGAAGAAAGGAACTTCTGGTTCAAAAGTATCAAGCAAGAAGAAAAACACTGGTTCCGATGAGGATCACTCCCCTACTCACAGCCAGGGAGATGAGAATGACCAAGCTGCTGAGGAGGACGATGACGATGATGTCCAGTGGCAGACGGACACTTCCTTGGAGGCAGCTAAGAAGCGAATCCAGGAGCAGTTGAGTGCTGTTACTGCTGATATGGTGATGCTTTCTACCGTTGAAGAGGAGAAAAGGTCACCAAAGAAGTCTCCTGATCATGAAGTGAAGAAGCCTGAGACGAAGAGTCATCAGAACGGTGCTGATAATAGTACCCATGAAAGACTTGTTAGTGAGATCAAACAATCCTTGCAAAAGGGGACTTCTGCAGCTCGGCTTAAATCCTATTTGGGGACTCTTTCTGGCACACCCCAAGAAGTTATGGACGCCCTACTCGAGGTTCTCTTTGAAGGTGTTGGAAAGGGGTTCTCTAAAGAGGTTTCCAAGAAGAAAAACTACCTCGCTGCAGCCACCCAGACAGAGGGATCTCAGACGGTTCTATTGCAAGCTATCGAGTCCTTCAGTGGGAAGGCAAACCCTGATGCCGCAAAGGAAGTGGCTCTGGTTCTGAAATCATTGTATGATGTTGACATTCTGGAGGAGGAATACATTATGAAGTGGTACCAACAGGGCTTAGCTGGGAACAACAAGAGCTCCCCTATTTGGAAGAACTCCAAGCCGTTTATCGAATGGCTCCAGAGCGCCGAGTCGGAGTCAGAGCAAGAGTGA
- the LOC137709984 gene encoding auxin response factor 17-like: MPPAHRRSIDPKIWRACAGNSVQIPTLNSRVYYFPQGHLEQSSTSSAAPILLSPLLLSKPLILCRISDLHFLPDPTTDEVFAKLLLVPIPNEFPNVKQPNGDELNADDNGDLERQDDRVFSFAKILTPSDAHNGGGFSVPKFCADSIFPPLNYQAEPPVQALFLTDLHGVVWEFRHIYRGTPRRHLLTTGWSKFVNHKMLVAGDSIVFMRNGRGEMFIGVRRAVRASASSDCARWNYHIGGGPTNSMRLMTEDQDCSGRKVMSAEAVAEVAEMAAEGKPFEVVYYPKAGWWDFVVKSEVVEKALKVFWTAGMRVKLAMETEDSSRMTWFQGTLSTASVPDNGPWQGSPWRMLQVTWDEPEALHNAKRVSPWQVEFVGSTPTIQTTFCPTKRFRAPLSHGLLINAEEEFFFPMAGAANSAMGPFSASLLNYNFPAGMQGARQDTFSVSNLSHLLSENTPQACTYNSFGNNEVPKLKRVCTELNIGSSQSDELSPDSQSSVPSFGMELDGNRLQTKVGTSSFQLFGKIIHTNQSAEGGSDDVGCTEDSGNKECNVVEGGHNQLDLNFTELLERIDIKCQETSAVDSCTL, from the exons ATGCCTCCGGCTCACCGTCGTTCGATCGACCCCAAAATCTGGCGCGCCTGCGCCGGAAACTCCGTCCAAATCCCCACCCTCAACTCTAGGGTTTACTACTTCCCTCAGGGCCACCTCGAGCaatcctccacctcctccgcTGCGCCTATCCTCCTCTCCCCTCTCCTCCTCTCCAAGCCTCTCATTCTCTGCCGGATCTCCGACCTCCACTTCCTCCCTGACCCCACCACCGACGAGGTCTTCGCCAAGCTGCTTCTCGTCCCAATCCCCAATGAGTTCCCCAACGTCAAGCAGCCCAATGGCGACGAACTCAACGCCGACGATAATGGGGACTTGGAACGACAGGATGACAGAGTCTTTTCGTTCGCGAAGATACTGACGCCTTCGGATGCTCACAATGGCGGTGGATTCTCTGTTCCGAAGTTCTGCGCGGACTCCATCTTTCCTCCGCTTAACTACCAGGCCGAGCCGCCGGTCCAGGCGCTCTTCCTCACCGACCTCCACGGCGTCGTTTGGGAATTCCGGCACATATACAGGGGTACTCCGAGACGGCACTTGCTCACCACTGGCTGGAGCAAGTTCGTCAACCACAAGATGCTCGTCGCCGGTGACTCCATCGTCTTCATGAGGAACGGGAGGGGAGAGATGTTCATCGGCGTCCGTCGCGCAGTCAGGGCCAGCGCCAGCTCTGACTGCGCCAGGTGGAACTATCACATTGGAGGCGGACCGACGAACTCGATGAGGCTGATGACAGAGGATCAGGACTGTTCTGGAAGGAAGGTAATGTCCGCGGAGGCCGTGGCCGAAGTGGCGGAGATGGCGGCGGAGGGGAAGCCGTTTGAGGTGGTGTATTATCCAAAAGCGGGGTGGTGGGACTTTGTGGTGAAGTCTGAGGTGGTGGAGAAGGCATTGAAGGTGTTTTGGACGGCTGGGATGAGAGTGAAGTTGGCTATGGAGACGGAGGACTCGTCCCGGATGACTTGGTTTCAGGGCACTCTGTCGACGGCTTCGGTACCGGACAATGGACCTTGGCAGGGCTCACCCTGGCGCATGCTTCAG GTTACATGGGACGAACCTGAAGCTCTGCACAATGCTAAGAGGGTGAGCCCGTGGCAAGTCGAATTTGTTGGATCAACACCTACAATTCAGACAACGTTTTGCCCCACAAAGAGATTCAGAGCTCCTTTGAGTCATGGGCTGTTGATCAATGCAGAGGAAGAATTCTTCTTTCCTATGGCAGGAGCAGCTAATTCAGCAATGGGGCCATTTAGTGCATCCTTGTTGAACTACAATTTTCCCGCGGGCATGCAGGGAGCCAGGCAAGATACATTCTCTGTATCTAATCTATCCCACTTGTTAAGTGAAAACACTCCTCAGGCGTGCACTTACAATTCCTTTGGCAACAATGAGGTGCCAAAGCTGAAGAGGGTGTGTACTGAGTTGAACATTGGTAGTTCACAGTCTGATGAATTGTCACCAGATAGCCAGAGTAGTGTGCCATCCTTTGGGATGGAACTTGATGGAAACCGGTTGCAGACAAAGGTTGGCACAAGTTCCTTTCAGCTGTTTGGTAAGATCATTCATACAAACCAGTCTGCTGAAGGTGGTTCTGATGATGTTGGTTGCACCGAGGACAGTGGCAACAAAGAGTGCAATGTAGTAGAAGGAGGGCACAACCAACTGGATCTTAATTTTACCGAACTTCTTGAAAGGATTGATATTAAATGTCAAGAAACCTCAGCTGTTGATTCTTGTACTTTGTGA